The Corvus hawaiiensis isolate bCorHaw1 chromosome 9, bCorHaw1.pri.cur, whole genome shotgun sequence genomic sequence GCAGGCTAAATTCCAGTCCCTCTCAGCCAGCACTCCGGGCCTTTCTGTAACCCAGCCATGCCAGTATTGCCACGCTTGCACCAGAGCTAAGCAGCAAAGGCACAGCACACTTTCTAACTAGATAAATGCATTAAACAGCCAAGTGTCCATCCTGTTACTGACACCATCACGACCCTCCATGTGCTGTGAGAATGCTCACAGGTTTGAGATCGGCCTTGAGTCGCTGGCCCACAATAGCATGGGCTGATGCACACACGTTCCACAGCATGACAGCCTCTCTCAGGATGCGTGCTGCGGGAGCGGGTCCCAGCGGTCACAGCGGCACGGCTCAGTGCCACTCTCTTCCCCTGCACACAGCCCTCCAGAAGGTGGTTGGGTGGGCTGGGGACCCAGAGTGGGTAAAGGATGGGGGTCCTGGCCACCACACGCCTGGACTGGTCATGCCAGCCCCCTGATCCTCCCCTAGGTTTGTTTTCCACACCACAACCTGCCAAAATCTGAAGCACAGCCACatctctgccctgcccagcaaGTCATGGGGCAATATCGGCGTCTTTAAGAGTTTACAGAACATAATGTGCATCTTGCGGCGGGCAGGCACAGGCGGGAGGCGTGGCAGGGCAGTGGGGGAAACCTGTAGATCATGTCTGAAATAAGCACGTCTTGTGACACCCCAGCTGACCTCAGCCACCCACAGGAAGCACAGGGACAGCCTCCCTGGTGGGATCTGCCTGGTTCCGCAACCCCCCTTCAAGTGTGTTTTGCTCTTGGCCACGGCTTCTCCAGCATCCCTGCCACCACCACACCGTGGGACATGGCTGCCCGGAGAGTAGCTATCATCGGTGCCGGTGCCTCTGGCCTGTGCACCCTGAAATGCTGCCTggatgaggggctggagccTACCTGCTTTGAGAGGAGCAAGGACATCGGGGGGCTCTGGCGCTTCGAGGTAAGCCCCGCGCAGCCAGCCTGTCAGGCGGCAGCAGCACAGATGGGACTGGGATCGCTCCTTGGCAGATAAGGACGCACCACTCCCCTGCTTTGCATGCATGCAGCAGGCAGGTTTCCAAGGAAAACCACAGGAAAGTAAACCTGCTTTGGCAGCATGGTGCCAGCTGGTGTGTCAGACACGTAGGACCCAACTCCtgctcaccagcagcaggatgaaGCGTCCTCAAGGACTTCACTCCATGGCTTGCTCCCCCAGCTCAGacttccctttcccatccctcccttcccagtcTCATCTAccccttcctctgctgttttGCTCTTGGTggctcccagccccttcctaCCTGTCATATCTGATCCCCTGTCTGTCCCAGTCTCTGTCCTGCCCAGGCCTTTCTGGGAATCAAGattgctcctctccctgcttctcTGCCACTCGCCCACATAGAGACACCGAGTGCTGCCTTCTCTGTGCCTGGACTCTCCCTGCCTTGGAGCAGTCCTGGAGTTTGTCTCTGCCCCCACCTAATGAGGCTGCTGAATTTTATCCCATGGACCCACCAACAAGATGATCAGTGTTCCCACCATGCCCAATATGCGTGTGGGAGAGCCCTGGGGAGACACACATGGCCCCATGCCAGAGTGGGGTCTGGGGTGGATCAGTCACAGTCTGCTGGTTATACCTGTGATGTGTCAAGGACAGAGCTGGTGTAGCAgaatcagagcagcagcatccagctgCCAAGGTACAGACCTGGCAAGCAGGAGCAGCCACTCAGCAGAAAGCACTGGAGCTGGCTCCACAACCAGCGAGACCTGATGTGGCTGCCGGGGCAACAGCACCACAgcgttacagcggggattactgtaacacgcatatatcaaaccaggagtcccgtggaaaagaaatatctatggacagattcttggtagatgtttcagagatgtttatttctccagccgcacggccggggctctgccgaggaacccTCACAGTCCGGGCTGAGGGTccctgcccgcgcagggaacacaaaccaaccaacgggaacgaggctgagcaggggcaggggaaccccgtgtctgtgccctcagggcccctctcccagggctacacggcggggggagggaccccgacaCCACAGGAGCTTTGGGAATGTGCCACCTCATAGGGGCAAGGAGTGGaagtggggaaactgaggcacaagaCCACCATGACCCACTGTCACcactgcctggctcctgccagtccagatgtcttggtttgaaagacaggtgtctgctaaggaaggcaggagcctctcTTGGAATAGAAAAtgtaacccccttccctctgaatcactataattttgaaattaaggggctttcaggcaattATATGAGAAATAGggataacagttctttactagtatatATAACAAGACAATAATACAAAAATACTGGCTTGACCTGACACCCTGCCGGGCAGGGTGGTGGTACCAGTCCAATTaagtggtggctgcagtcctctttGAAGCAGTTCTGTTGAAGTGGTGATGCTGTAGGAAGGTCTGGTCCTCCTCTGAAcgtccagtggtggttatgtagctcttgtcctctgggaatctgGTAGGTAAGGGCTGCTTGCGCTGTTCCAAACCCCAGATTACAcccaggtgggaatgcttggctcctccccctgggcggagcaGCTCACAATGGGCTGATGTAATTCTGTGAGTCAGGTGGTGGGTCCTTGATAGCCCCTTAAACAGAGACAGCCTCAGAGGGAATTATCAGGGATGAGTCATAGTAGGAGATAACGAGCACTGCCCCACTGCTTTAATAGCTGGTGAAGATGataatagaatacatacttttagttacatcttacattgtaacacTGGACCTACCTCTTCCctgttttttggggtgggggtctCACCCACGGGAGAGTgctggatgcagggatgggtgCTACAACCACCTGTGGCTTAATCCTGCACTCACAGGGGAGGTGccaggcagggcgggcaggtAGCCCTGCAGTCCCTGGCCAGCACTGAACTGTGCCCCGCTCCCACAGGAGCACCCCGAGGACGGCCGTGCCAGCATCTACCGCTCCGTCATCATCAACACCTCCAAGGAGATGATGTGCTTCAGTGACTTCCCCATCCCTGAGGACTTCCCCAACTACATGCACAACTCCAAGATCATGGAGTACTTCCGCATGTACGCCCAGCACTTCGACCTGCTCCGCCACATCCGCTTCAGGGTGAGAGCTGGGGGGCCGAGGGGGAGGTGGCAGCGGGAACAGGGGGCACAGGGTGCCTGACACCGCTCCCCCTGTGCCCAGACCAGCGTGTGCCGCGTGTCCAAGCGCCCCGACTTCGCCAGCAGCGGGCAGTGGGAGGTGGTGACGGAGAGCGAGGGgaagcaggaggcagctgtcTTCGACGCCGTGCTGGTGTGCAGTGGGCACCACACCGACGCACACCTCCcgctcagctccttcccaggtACTGCCTGTGGGCTGCTTGCTTGCCTGCTCCCTGACATCCCTAAATGCCTTTGCAGCTTAACACACCAGGTGGGATTGCATGAGTATCGAAAGCATCCTGCTGGCAGATGTCACCGCTGCCAGTGTGCCTCGCCCACCTGAGACAGGCTCCCTCTCCATGTTGCTGGCAAAGCACCTGCTAGGCTCTCCAACTCCTCACCAAGGCTGGAGGGCTCAGCACTGGTGGTGGGCTTCTCCTCTGGGTGCCAGGGGAAAATGCCCTGGAGGGTTTTCAGCTGTGGAGACCCTCTTTGGCTGGGGAATGGGCTGGAGCATACTGTCACCAGGGTCTGGCAAGATGACACGGACCTTTGTTGTTCCTCTACCAGCAATGCATGGCACAAGACAGGACCTGCAGCAGAATTTTGGGATGGAAGCATGGAATTCTCCAGTCCAAGCCCTGTTCCAAGCCAAGCCAGTCCCAAAGCCAGAGCAGGATGCTCAGGGCTATGCTGAGTGTCTTCCATGCTGGAGATGCCACCACCTTTCTGGGCACTACCCCAGGGCTGCATAACTCCTGTTGATCACTTTGGTCCTAGCTTGTTCCCAAAACACACCACCAGTCTGAACAGGGGGCAGCCACCCTCCTGTCCCACACCCGAGCCCAGCAtggctttcttctctcttccagggctggaaaagtTTGAGGGCTGGTACCTGCACAGCCGGGACTACAAGAGCCCTCAGCCCTTTTTGGGAAAGCAGGTGGTTGTGGTTGGCATCGGGAATTCAGGCATCGATATCGCAGTGGAGCTGAGCCACTCAGCCAAGCAGGTGTGCTGGGGGAGCTCACGGGGATGGGACCCCAGAAGGCACTGATCATCCCCCACCATCCCCTGTGGGCTCCCCTCCCTCCAGTACCTGGCCACAAGCGCCCCATCCCCTCCGGGGTGGCTATTGTGGTCCCAGCAGCTGTATTGGCTTCCCTGTTCCCGGAGCACAGCTGGGGCCCAGCCCAGTCTGAGGATGCTGCCATGCTGCCACCTCTCTTCACCTTCCAGGTTTTTCTCAGCACCAAGCGTGGGTCCTGGGTGCTGCACCGGGTGGCAGAGAGTGGGTACCCCTCTGACTTCAGCTACATGAGTCGCTTCACGCAGCTCCTCCAGTACCTGCTGCCTCCAAATGTCATCAATTTTTTCATGGAGAGGAAGCTGAATGCCCGCTTTGACCACACACTCTATGGCCTAAAGCCCAAGCACCGGTGagtgccccagcagcaccccaagTACCTTCTCCAGTGAAGGCCATCCTCCTGCCAGGGCCTGAACAAGGTCTGTCTGTGCCTTCCAGGGTCTTTGACCAGCACCCGACCGTCAATGATGACCTGCCCAACCGCATCATTTCAGGCAGGGTGCGGGTGAAGCCAAACATCCAGGAGTTCACAGAGACATCTGCCATCTTTGAGGATGGCACCAGGGAAGATGTCGATGCTGTGGTCTTTGCCACAGGATACAGCTTCTCCTTCCCATTCCTTGAGGGGTTCAAGGTGGTGGAGAATCAGATCCCTCTCTACAAATTCATGTTCCCTCCTGACCTAGAGAAGCCGACGCTGGCTTTCATTGGCTTCATCCAGCCCCTGGGTGCCATCATGCCCATCTCTGAGCTCCAGTGTCGCTGGGCCACCCGTGTCTTCAAGGGTACGTCAAGCAGGTTGGGGCAATGCAGCTGGGTTCCCCCAGCCACACCAAGACTGGGTTGTTGCTGGTGGCATCCCCTGATACGCTGCCTCCCCACACTCAgctttttatcttccttttgcTTATTCATGAGGACAAAACCCCGCTTTGCATTTTCTACAACTCTTGTACTGTTCTTCTCTTGTGGGGGCTACTAACAGGTCCTGTTGCCTGCAACCacattctccctttcctttcctgctgttACTTTCTTTGCCCATGTCTCCCACTTTGCTCCTGACGTGGTGGCACGTTCCAAAAGCCCCACATTCCAAcagaggccaggctgggctgcagagccATCCAGACGGTGGCAgaagcacagcccagcctccagctccagcctcgctttgcccagggctgcagggcctGCCACCGCCCGCCGACATGCTGGCTGAAATCACACAAACCAAGGAGAGAATGGCTCAGCGGTAAGGCCCCTGCGCAGCACCGCCCTGCTGCCCTTACCCCGTGCCCCCGCGTCAAAcctgcctgccctccctccctgcccacaggTACGTGAAGAGCCGGCGGCACACCATCCAGGTGGATTACATCCCGTACATGGACGAGCTCGCCTGCCAGCTGGGGGTCAAGCCCAACGTGCTCACCCTGTTCCTCACGGACCCCAAGCTGGCGCTGGAGGTGGTCTTTGGGCCCTGCACGCCGTACCAGTACCGGCTGCGGGGCCCAGGCGCGTGGGCGGGCGCCAGGGAGGCCATCCTGACCCAGCAGCAGCGCGTGGTCAGGGCCCTGCAGCCTCGGGCCAGCGGTCGCCCTGCCCGCTCCAGCGCCGTGCCCCACGTCCTCACGGTGCTCTTCAGCATCGGCATGATTGTGGCCACCCTCGTCTATGTCTCGCTCTCTCCTTAGCCTGAAGTGAAGGAGATAGCGGGTCCTCCCGgcaattttctccttttcccttgggCTATGTCTGTTGTCTCTCGCTAGGTGTGCTGGAGCACGGACGGAGTCGTTCGATCAAGGTGCAGCCTGGTCTGTTGCACCTTCCCGCTGTGGTACCACCAAGTCTGCTCTGAGAACAGGGATCACTCCCCTTCTCTAAATCCTGGCCCGGCAGCCGCACGAGCTCTGTCTATGGGTTAGGTCACAGAGGTGGTGGGGAAACTGGGAACGTGCCCAAGCGGGGCTCCTCGGGAAAGGGCAGTAAAGCTTGTCCCGCCACAGTGCCCGACCGCGTCAGTCTGTGGGGTCTATCTTGAGAGCCCGTCCTGCCCACGGGCAGCACCCTGGCCGCTGGTACGACGCAGCACCCCCGCCGCGCCCGGCGCCATCCCTGCCCGCAACAGACATGGCCGCCGGCGGCTGAggcagcgcggccgccgcccgcgcgccatTGGCAAGAGCGGGCCGACCGCCCTCAGCAAACATGGCGGGTGCCCGGCGGTGGGGCCGCGGGTcgggggcggggcgcggccgcggagcgcggcgggggcgggtcAGAGCGCCCCGCAGCGGCCGGCGGGGGGTGGCGCCATCTTGGACGGAGGCGGagagcggggcggcggcggcggcggcggcggcaggtgGGGTCGGGCCGGGTCCGGGCCTGGGGACGGCGGGGTGGGTGTCACGGGTGGGTGGGTGTGAGGGTGGCGACTCCCCGGGCGCCGCTGCGGGTGGCGGTGGATGAGGCGTGGCTGCGGGTCCCCGCTGTGTAGCCGTGTCCCGCACCCCTCAGCGGTGCAGGCTCCGTCTGGCAGCCCCTCGGGAGGGCCCGGCCCCTGCCGGTGTGTCCCGCTCCTCCCCCGGGTCACGGCAGACCCGCGGGCGCCCGTGGGCCGAGCCCGCCGCGACAGCCCCGCCACCGCCCCCGCCGAGCAGAGCCTGAGCCCTAGCCCTGCCTGCTCGGAGGGAGATTTTCCGCCCCCGGTTTCTCAGCTCATCCCCTTAACCTTACGGCAACCTCCGGGCTCAGCTCTAGTTCCCGTCTCCGAAGGAGAGAGAGCCCGGGCGGATCTGGCTTCCCCGGGCCCCCAGGCGGTGTCAGCCCGGCGGGATGCTGGACCCCGTCCGTCCCTCAAAAACCCCCTGGGAATGCctgccagtgctccccagtgctgctTGACAGAGACCCCATCCGTTCTGCATAAACCCCCTCGGGCTGCCTGCCAGTGTTTCCCAGCGCGGTCACTGGCCGGGTGGGAGAGGCAGCAAGCATGGCACATCCCGGGGTGGGGGGAATGAGTATAATTCACTTATCATTTTCCAAGTGAGGACGTGGGGCTGGCTGGAACGGAAGGGCCCTGGTGATGGGGCGGGCAGGCAGGGGCCCACCTTGCTGCGGGTTGCGGCTGGCAGGGGCTTGCTGCCAGACTGGATGTCCTGAGATGTCATGGAGGTTTGCTGGTGTGGGCAGCATTTCCATCCGTGACTTGGACACACCTGTGTCACATGATTTCCCGTGCTGCAAGGGCTGGTCTGGGTGCAGGAGGGTTTGAACTGTAGAAGTTAATTCAGCAAAGCCAGGTACTGCAGGCTGTGCAGAGACCTGTCCTGGCACGGGCAGGGTGCCTGTGTATGTGATGGAGGGGATTCAGATGGCACACGCCAGACAGGAGCCATCGCTTGGGATAAAACTCAGGAGGTGTTTGGAGAGCGTGACCTGTAAGGGACAGAGGTACTGGATTCCTTTTGGAGAAGACAAAGGGAAGCTTCACATCTGTCAACACCTGCACGTATCTCTCAGGCCTGTCCTGCTACAAAAGGATGTTCAGCCTTTCCTACCTTCCTCCCTGTAGATGAGAAGTAAGGGAGTAGTGGGAGGAAACTCCTCAACAGCAGGTCTGGAGGTACAGGGGCAGTTTTTGTGAGGAGCTGTCTGAGcctccccagagcagagggggaagaTGTCAGAGAAAGAGGTGCAGCTCATCTGACCTGGATCTTCAGGTACACTTGATCTGCACTGAGAGGGGTGGGGGTATGGGTTAGCTGCCCACTTGAGCTGCCTTTTAGCCCCCAGGATTTAAGAAATACTGTAGTAATTGTTCCATAATATCCTAAAGCCTGGCTTTGGCTGGCAGCCTTGCTTGGCACCCTTCCTATAACTTGATCTTTTAAAGAAACCTCCAAATGTCACAAGTGAGCACATGAAGCAAGGCTGGCTGTCCCCTTGCTTGCCCTACAGAGCCCACGGTAAGCTGAAACCTACAAAATAAGCCTGGAAGTGGTCAAGAACCCCAATCCATCTCGGCTCCTGGAAAGAGGGTAAGGCCTGAAGAGTCCCGAGTAGCTTGCAGTGGCTTTGTTCTTTGTCCTGAGAGGTGTCTAGTTGTTCATGGCTTGGTCAGttctcctgttttgctttctctgagcTGGGTGAGACTGGGGATGGCAgcccatctccagctgcagagggatgCCAAGGTGGCCAGGGCTGCCCTTCCCTCACCGTGTGCCTCCAGACAGCCAGGCAGATGCTGGCTAGGTCACAACAAATGGTCCTCCCcactctgctgtgctgcagctgacaaGGTGACTTGCCTGGTGAATCATAAGTGAATGCTGCTGAAAGCTGAGTTTTTTGCAGACACCACAGCATTAGCCCCACTCCTTGGACAAGCTCCATCTTGGGCGATTCTACTTGGACACTTGAAATGCTCCCTGTTGCCTTTGCAggcacagggctctgctctTCTGCCTGCGAGCTCTTGGAGACTTGTTGGGGACTGtaaaacagctgctgctttcactcCCTGCCTGTTTTCTTGCTGGATGTAGGGGGTTGTCTGTAGAGCCTGACTGCGGGACTGTGAAAGAGGCTCTGTTAATGCCAGGCAGTTGATTTGCCAATAAAGGTTGGCCTTATTTTTCCCATCAGCTCTACTCTGCCAGCTGCCAAAGGCTGATGAGGGACACAGATTAACTGGTATTGGTTTTGGAGTCTGACAATTACCAGCTTAACTAGAGTGATGGTTCTTAAAGATGTGGCTATAATTAGGTCAAACTGTCTTGTTTGTTGAATTCCCATTCAGCTCCCAAACTTAGTAGTGGAAATGAACTTGGGGCCTTTTTCAGGATTGCTGTTTGTCTCCATTGGCAAAGAACATTGGGAGATGGCTCCTTTGCTCCTCTCCTTGCTGCCAGAGCCTGTGGGCAAAGGCAGTGTTGTTCTCTGTCCCtcacaggggctgctgagcTGTCATGGGGAACACCACCAGCGAAAGGGTGTCTGGGGAGCGCCATGGCTCCAAGTCCCACCGCTCGGACGGCTCCAGTGCCTCCCACCCCGCCAAGGAACACCCACACAAGATCATGGTGGGCAGCACCGATGATCCCAGCGTTTTCAGCTCCCATGACTCGAAGGTAGGGGctggctgctcccttccctgcctggccCCTGGAGCTTTGGCTCactggctgtgtggggctgtgttcCCAGCCATTTGAGGGGTCTCTGGGGGGCTGGGAGGCTGGAGGAGCTCTATGGTGCTCCTGTCTGGGATGTGCAGGTGAGCTGGTAGAGGCCAGGGGGAAGTGAATGGGTTCACAGTTGCCTCTGTGTCTCAGTCAGGCTCTGGTTTTCTTTGCCCAGATTCCTGGGGACAAGGAGTTTGTGTCGTGGCAGCCAGATCTGGAGGAGTCAGTGAAACCATCCCAACAGGCTCGTCCAACTGTCATACGCTGGGCTGATGGAGGCAAAGAGGTCTTCATCTCTGGATCCTTCAACAACTGGAGCACCAAGATCCCACTCATCAAGAGGTAGCGAGTCCCTCAAGTCACTTACTCTAtgttctcctctgctccagtgcagagaatgttttcctttgctcaCCCAGCTTCTCTCCATTCACCCCAGCTGTGGGTCTGAGACAAATACACAGTCAGCTCCTTCCCTGGgtggtgctgcagggacagtgggAAGTTGTgaaacagggacaggacaggatgGTCCACTTTGCTTGCCCAGCTGGATGTCACACAGCAGCCagtcctggcagcagagccctgcccagGTATGCAGCAGTCCTCtggaagctgtcagctcttccTTTGGCTGCAGCATTACCCCATGCCAGGCTGTATTGCTGCCAGTTAGTTAGTTGTTTGTCCCTCACATATCTTCCTGCCCTAATGGTGTTCTCACTGTTCTTCAACACATCTGTGACTTACATGGAAGCTCATGTAGGACTCTGGGCATAATCCTAGCAATTCATCTGGAATGAGTTTGTCTCAATTGCAGGCTTGACAAACAGAGCTGTCCCACTTGCTCCTGTCCTGCCatgccagcacagggcaggagctTTGCCCATGCATTCTTCCCAGCCTGTCTTGCACAGGGTGTCTGTCGCATCCACTTTTTCTGGGCATGGAGAGCTAGACTGCCACTTGCAGCTGCCAGGGGTTTGAGCCATGCTGGTGCTTGGAATGCTTATACCTGTTGTGGCCATGCCTTGAGTCACTGACGATAAGCAAGCCTAACTCTGCATGAAGGTGTTGGGGTAGAGGGTCTGGGTAGTGCTGGTTCCTGGGGCCCCATGGAAGAGCAGCATTCAGAGCATCAACAGGGTGATGCTGTTGCACCTCTGTTCTTTCTGCACAGCCACAACGACTTTGTTGCTATCTTGGACCTTCCAGAAGGAGAGCACCAGTACAAATTTTTTGTGGATGGCCAGTGGGTCCATGATCCATCTGAGGTAATGCTCAAAGCTTTATCCCCGCAGATCTTGTCTTCTTCAGGGAGCTAGACAGGATGTAACTGCAGCAGAGGGGGAACAGGAAGAGCAGAGACTATCTACTGAAACAAAAGGCACACCTCCATCTCCTGAGACATTTCAGAGGCTGGTTCCTCTGGACTTAGTCATGCTTTATGGGGAAGCattgggaaagggcagggaaatTCCAGAAGGCCCTCAAGCCCCACTGAGAATTGGCTACATGGGAAGATGGCCATGAGGTCAGCATTCACAGGTTCTCCTCCAAACTGAATCATGCGGTAGCAGCATGGGAAGGACAACACACCTACCCATGGACATGTAGCAGGATGGAGGATGGAAATAGGAGGTGATGTAGGAGTGTGGGATAAAGGAAAATCCTCCCAGGGTAAACAGCAGAGATCTACAGGTGTAGGGCAGAGACAGACACCAGCCACCTCTGAGGTAGTGTTGCAGCAAAGACAGCTTGGGCTGGAAGGATGTAGGAAGCACTGAATGTGCCTCAGCTGGAGGTGAACATACGAAGATTCTCACCCCAGTTCTTTCCAGCCTGTGGTTACCAGCCAGATGGGGACGATAAACAACCTCATCCACGTCAAGAAGTCTGACTTCGAGGTGTTTGATGCATTGAAGGTGGATTCCTTGGAGAGCTCAGAAACCTCAGGTCGGGGTGAGTTTTGTGGCATTACAGCTTTGCATGTGCTATTTTCCACCTCCTCTCCTCTGAGACTCACTGCTCTGAGGTGCACAGACCCCCTGGCAGAGGTGTGGGCCTGCAATGGGGATGAATAGTGTTGGGCAGCGTGTCCTCCCCAGCCCACAGCTGAGGCCTGGTCCCTCTGGAGGGCCTGTGTTGGTGTAACTTGTTCTGTGCTAGCAccatcccagagcagagctgctgcctgtgcgTGGCTGAGGGAGCCATTTCGGACTGGGAAATGCCAAGAACATCAGCCCTTTCTGTCTGATCAACTGTAAGTCATCTGATCCAGGGTACAAGCTAGGTGATAGCAGGATCCAGTTTATTTTCAGCAGCTCCTCTTGGT encodes the following:
- the LOC125330230 gene encoding flavin-containing monooxygenase 5-like isoform X1; translated protein: MSEISTSCDTPADLSHPQEAQGQPPWWDLPGSATPLQVCFALGHGFSSIPATTTPWDMAARRVAIIGAGASGLCTLKCCLDEGLEPTCFERSKDIGGLWRFEEHPEDGRASIYRSVIINTSKEMMCFSDFPIPEDFPNYMHNSKIMEYFRMYAQHFDLLRHIRFRTSVCRVSKRPDFASSGQWEVVTESEGKQEAAVFDAVLVCSGHHTDAHLPLSSFPGLEKFEGWYLHSRDYKSPQPFLGKQVVVVGIGNSGIDIAVELSHSAKQVFLSTKRGSWVLHRVAESGYPSDFSYMSRFTQLLQYLLPPNVINFFMERKLNARFDHTLYGLKPKHRVFDQHPTVNDDLPNRIISGRVRVKPNIQEFTETSAIFEDGTREDVDAVVFATGYSFSFPFLEGFKVVENQIPLYKFMFPPDLEKPTLAFIGFIQPLGAIMPISELQCRWATRVFKGLQGLPPPADMLAEITQTKERMAQRYVKSRRHTIQVDYIPYMDELACQLGVKPNVLTLFLTDPKLALEVVFGPCTPYQYRLRGPGAWAGAREAILTQQQRVVRALQPRASGRPARSSAVPHVLTVLFSIGMIVATLVYVSLSP
- the LOC125330230 gene encoding flavin-containing monooxygenase 5-like isoform X2 — encoded protein: MMCFSDFPIPEDFPNYMHNSKIMEYFRMYAQHFDLLRHIRFRTSVCRVSKRPDFASSGQWEVVTESEGKQEAAVFDAVLVCSGHHTDAHLPLSSFPGLEKFEGWYLHSRDYKSPQPFLGKQVVVVGIGNSGIDIAVELSHSAKQVFLSTKRGSWVLHRVAESGYPSDFSYMSRFTQLLQYLLPPNVINFFMERKLNARFDHTLYGLKPKHRVFDQHPTVNDDLPNRIISGRVRVKPNIQEFTETSAIFEDGTREDVDAVVFATGYSFSFPFLEGFKVVENQIPLYKFMFPPDLEKPTLAFIGFIQPLGAIMPISELQCRWATRVFKGLQGLPPPADMLAEITQTKERMAQRYVKSRRHTIQVDYIPYMDELACQLGVKPNVLTLFLTDPKLALEVVFGPCTPYQYRLRGPGAWAGAREAILTQQQRVVRALQPRASGRPARSSAVPHVLTVLFSIGMIVATLVYVSLSP
- the PRKAB2 gene encoding 5'-AMP-activated protein kinase subunit beta-2 isoform X2, whose translation is MGNTTSERVSGERHGSKSHRSDGSSASHPAKEHPHKIMVGSTDDPSVFSSHDSKIPGDKEFVSWQPDLEESVKPSQQARPTVIRWADGGKEVFISGSFNNWSTKIPLIKSHNDFVAILDLPEGEHQYKFFVDGQWVHDPSEPVVTSQMGTINNLIHVKKSDFEVFDALKVDSLESSETSDLSSSPPGPYGQEMYVYRPEERFKSPPILPPHLLQVILNKDTNISCDPALLPEPNHVMLNHLYALSIKDGVMVLSATHRYKKKYVTTLLYKPI
- the PRKAB2 gene encoding 5'-AMP-activated protein kinase subunit beta-2 isoform X1, yielding MGNTTSERVSGERHGSKSHRSDGSSASHPAKEHPHKIMVGSTDDPSVFSSHDSKIPGDKEFVSWQPDLEESVKPSQQARPTVIRWADGGKEVFISGSFNNWSTKIPLIKSHNDFVAILDLPEGEHQYKFFVDGQWVHDPSEPVVTSQMGTINNLIHVKKSDFEVFDALKVDSLESSETSGRDLSSSPPGPYGQEMYVYRPEERFKSPPILPPHLLQVILNKDTNISCDPALLPEPNHVMLNHLYALSIKDGVMVLSATHRYKKKYVTTLLYKPI